In Lolium rigidum isolate FL_2022 chromosome 3, APGP_CSIRO_Lrig_0.1, whole genome shotgun sequence, the genomic window ATCGGCGTCGCGGCTCTTCCGAGACGACATCTTCCTCATCAGCCCTCCGGGCATTGACTTGGACCGCGCCAGCGACCGGGACGCGGTGAGCACGCGCCGCGCCTCGTCGGCGGAAACCTTTCCGCGCGTGGCCGGCAGCAGGACGTACAGTCCGCCGGCGCCCAGCACGTGGTCGGCCGGCAGCGGCGCGACCTTTCTGgctccgccgcccgcgccgcccttcCGCTGCTGCAGCACGCGCGCGTCGACGACGAAGTGGCGCGGGTGGTCCATCATGAGCTCCGCCACGGACACGGGCTCGCTGAGCGCCCGCACGCTCCCGTCCGCCATCACCACCTTCCCTCCGCTCGCTGCGGCCGCACCCGCGCCCGCCGACATCAGGTTGCCCATGCCGCTGTGCACAACAAGTACGACACAGGCAGCTCGCTACACCCCACGCGCGCTCTCGACCGGCAATGGCGCGCTTAAGCTG contains:
- the LOC124698065 gene encoding uncharacterized protein LOC124698065, with protein sequence MGNLMSAGAGAAAASGGKVVMADGSVRALSEPVSVAELMMDHPRHFVVDARVLQQRKGGAGGGARKVAPLPADHVLGAGGLYVLLPATRGKVSADEARRVLTASRSLARSKSMPGGLMRKMSSRKSRDADGSAKHEAATEMERREEPAATETDGFEEHRPEFLSRELSCRGWKPSLNTIEERVMPKKVSHWLF